The following coding sequences are from one Paenarthrobacter ureafaciens window:
- the argH gene encoding argininosuccinate lyase: protein MNPQQGPRTPGSPAERSEVGERSGTNEGALWGGRFAGGPADALAALSKSTHFDWRLARYDIAGSKAHARVLHKAGLLDDAELEGMLAALTQLDEDVASGAYLPAESDEDVHGSLERGLIERAGARLGGKLRAGRSRNDQVATLGRMFLRDHARIIARGVLATIDALVEQAKAHPGVAMPGRTHLQHAQPVLLSHHLLAHAWALLRDVQRLQDWDKRAGVSPYGSGALAGSSLGLDPEAVAADLGFYSAVHNSIDGTASRDVFAEFAWVCSMIGVDLSRISEEVIFWATKEFSFVTLHDSYSTGSSIMPQKKNPDVAELARGKAGRLIGNLTGLLATLKGLPLAYNRDLQEDKEPVFDAADTLELLLPAVSGMIATLKFNTERMESLAPQGFALATDIAEWLVRQGVPFREAHELSGAAVKQAESRNVELWDLSDDEYAAISEHLTPEVRSVLSTEGSLNSRNSQGGTAPAAVERQLKALEAELDATRSYAS, encoded by the coding sequence GTGAATCCTCAGCAGGGCCCACGAACGCCGGGGTCCCCGGCCGAGCGCAGCGAGGTTGGGGAGCGTTCGGGGACGAACGAAGGCGCGCTGTGGGGCGGCCGGTTCGCCGGCGGCCCGGCAGACGCCCTGGCCGCACTGAGCAAGTCCACGCACTTTGACTGGCGGCTGGCCCGCTACGACATCGCCGGGTCCAAGGCGCACGCCCGCGTGCTGCACAAGGCCGGACTGCTGGACGACGCAGAGCTCGAAGGCATGCTCGCTGCCCTCACGCAGCTGGACGAGGACGTCGCCAGTGGCGCTTACCTCCCGGCCGAGAGCGATGAGGATGTCCACGGTTCCCTGGAGCGCGGCCTGATCGAGCGGGCAGGTGCCCGGCTGGGCGGAAAACTGCGCGCCGGCCGGTCCCGCAACGATCAAGTGGCAACGCTGGGGCGCATGTTCCTGCGTGACCACGCCCGGATCATTGCCCGGGGCGTCCTCGCCACGATCGATGCCCTGGTGGAGCAGGCAAAGGCACACCCCGGTGTGGCCATGCCTGGCCGTACGCACCTGCAGCACGCCCAGCCGGTCCTGCTGAGCCACCACCTCCTGGCCCACGCCTGGGCGCTGCTGCGCGATGTCCAGCGGCTCCAGGACTGGGACAAGCGCGCGGGTGTGTCACCCTACGGCTCCGGAGCCCTGGCAGGGTCCTCACTGGGACTGGACCCCGAAGCGGTTGCTGCGGACCTGGGTTTCTACTCGGCCGTGCACAACTCGATCGACGGCACCGCATCCCGCGACGTCTTCGCCGAGTTCGCCTGGGTTTGCTCGATGATCGGCGTGGACCTGTCCCGGATTTCCGAGGAAGTCATCTTCTGGGCCACCAAGGAGTTCTCCTTCGTGACCCTGCATGACTCGTACTCCACGGGGTCCTCCATCATGCCGCAGAAGAAGAACCCGGACGTTGCCGAGCTCGCGCGCGGCAAGGCGGGACGCCTCATCGGCAACCTCACCGGCCTGCTGGCCACGCTCAAGGGCCTGCCACTCGCGTACAACCGCGACCTGCAGGAAGACAAGGAACCGGTCTTCGACGCCGCCGACACCCTGGAGCTCCTGCTTCCGGCCGTGTCCGGCATGATCGCCACGTTAAAGTTCAACACTGAGCGCATGGAGTCCCTGGCTCCGCAGGGCTTCGCCCTGGCCACGGACATCGCAGAATGGCTGGTCCGCCAGGGCGTGCCGTTCCGTGAAGCGCACGAGCTCTCCGGGGCGGCAGTGAAGCAGGCTGAAAGCCGCAACGTGGAGCTCTGGGACCTGAGCGATGACGAGTACGCCGCGATCTCGGAGCACCTGACTCCCGAGGTCCGCAGCGTCCTCAGCACCGAAGGTTCGCTCAACAGCCGTAACTCGCAGGGCGGAACCGCGCCGGCCGCCGTCGAACGCCAACTCAAGGCTCTCGAAGCGGAACTGGACGCAACACGCTCCTACGCGTCATAG
- a CDS encoding maleylpyruvate isomerase family mycothiol-dependent enzyme yields the protein MTPITAETLPAELHKAAGTVTRLLSTMDESSVTGPSELPGWTRGHVLAHIVGISNAMARQLEYAQRGEKIELYDGGMEGRTKAIDLAAGHSLADHTASVTTAVNAAVAAFDSLEPNGWQAPISYRDGRVFDGGLALWRELTIHASDLGMGYGPETWSRPFCEHLFSFLEPRVPADYKFVLQPTGLAPLTLGHGGTSIAITGMLTDIAAWLAGREPSLGSLRATAAADGVDLPDLLPWPAGVPAQPAR from the coding sequence ATGACCCCGATCACAGCTGAGACGCTGCCCGCAGAGCTTCACAAAGCCGCCGGCACCGTCACCCGTCTTCTCTCCACCATGGACGAATCGTCCGTCACCGGGCCATCTGAACTCCCCGGCTGGACACGCGGACACGTACTGGCCCACATCGTTGGAATCTCCAATGCCATGGCCCGGCAACTGGAATACGCGCAGCGGGGCGAAAAGATAGAACTGTATGACGGCGGCATGGAAGGCCGCACGAAGGCGATCGACCTTGCCGCCGGACACAGCCTCGCCGACCACACCGCTTCAGTGACCACCGCCGTCAATGCCGCAGTTGCGGCGTTCGACAGCTTGGAACCGAACGGCTGGCAGGCGCCCATCAGCTACCGCGACGGAAGGGTGTTCGACGGCGGTCTGGCGCTTTGGCGCGAACTCACCATCCATGCCTCGGACCTGGGCATGGGCTACGGGCCGGAGACGTGGAGCCGTCCCTTCTGCGAGCACTTGTTCAGCTTCCTTGAACCCCGTGTCCCGGCCGACTACAAGTTCGTCCTGCAGCCCACGGGCCTGGCCCCGCTGACCCTCGGCCATGGCGGTACCTCCATTGCCATCACCGGGATGCTCACGGACATCGCGGCCTGGCTCGCCGGACGGGAACCGAGCCTTGGCAGCCTTCGCGCCACCGCAGCCGCCGACGGCGTGGACCTCCCGGACCTGCTGCCCTGGCCCGCAGGTGTCCCCGCCCAACCGGCCCGCTAA
- a CDS encoding AAA family ATPase: MHDADLVHEQEYVAGLYARLDELREEKRAQLAQVRKAGAVGTMQNVSERDAFAALYEDRLAQLDAVDDRLVFGRLDLDNGEAQYIGRIGLSTADLQRLMVDWRAPEAGHFYQATAFDRQGVRRRRHLILQGREVKAIEDDVLDADMLADDDSLQGEGALLAALNSKRTGRMSDIVGTIQSEQDRIIRSSISGALVVQGGPGTGKTAVALHRAAYLLYTHRDRLKSAGVLLVGPSSSFMHYIERVLPSLGETGVVMASLGRLMPGINAVPEQDADVAALKGKLDMAAVVANAVANRQRTPGKDRILEVDSRKLTLTERQVRRARDKARATGKPHNEARLTFIKILLRELTEQLTEQVEADNIGNNADRAYLAEDVRTARDVRIMLNLCWMPMTPEKLISELFSKPAILEACTPHLTPEQRALLQRPADAPWTEADVPLLDEAAELLGELDPAAGRGLAQQEADRARDLANAKQTLANMEAMGVDVLMTAEELAEQNQERENRLTAAERANSDRSWAFGHIVVDEAQELSPMQWRLLVRRCPLKSFTIVGDIAQTSAAAGANSWQSALAPSFGDRWTLEELTVNYRTPSQIAEAAVRMANRAGLVVSAPKAVREGKWSPIVDRVDEDGIVQRLVEVLPEEIDAIDGGLLAVIADGPLLPAAAAALREAYGKRIGTGAGSYEQDIVVISPKEAKGLEFDGVVVLEPAAMLNHEHGKVGDLYVAMTRPTQRLRLITAAPLPAGIER, from the coding sequence ATGCACGACGCTGATTTGGTTCACGAGCAGGAATACGTTGCCGGGTTGTATGCCCGGCTCGATGAGCTGCGCGAAGAGAAGCGCGCCCAGCTGGCGCAGGTGCGCAAAGCCGGTGCCGTGGGAACCATGCAAAACGTTTCTGAACGGGACGCCTTCGCAGCACTGTACGAGGACCGCCTGGCCCAGCTCGACGCAGTCGACGATCGTTTGGTCTTTGGCCGCCTCGATTTGGACAACGGTGAGGCCCAGTACATCGGCCGCATCGGTTTGTCCACGGCCGATCTCCAGCGGCTCATGGTTGACTGGCGCGCGCCAGAAGCCGGGCACTTCTACCAGGCAACAGCGTTCGATCGCCAGGGTGTGCGCCGCCGTCGCCACCTGATCCTGCAGGGGCGTGAGGTAAAGGCGATCGAGGACGATGTCCTGGATGCTGACATGCTTGCCGATGACGACTCCCTGCAGGGCGAAGGTGCCCTGCTGGCTGCGCTGAACTCGAAGCGTACCGGGCGCATGTCCGACATCGTCGGGACCATCCAGTCCGAGCAGGACAGGATCATCCGCTCCTCCATTTCCGGTGCTTTGGTGGTGCAAGGCGGCCCGGGCACCGGCAAGACCGCGGTTGCCCTGCACCGTGCCGCATACCTGCTGTACACCCACCGGGACAGGCTCAAGAGTGCCGGTGTACTGTTGGTTGGCCCGTCCTCATCCTTTATGCACTACATCGAACGTGTGCTGCCATCGCTCGGCGAAACCGGCGTGGTGATGGCCAGCCTGGGCCGTCTCATGCCCGGCATCAACGCGGTGCCGGAGCAGGACGCCGACGTCGCTGCGCTCAAGGGCAAGCTGGACATGGCCGCAGTGGTGGCCAACGCCGTCGCCAACAGGCAGCGGACCCCCGGCAAGGACCGGATCCTGGAAGTCGATTCCCGCAAGCTCACGCTCACTGAGCGCCAGGTACGCCGGGCGCGGGACAAAGCCCGCGCTACCGGTAAGCCCCATAACGAGGCGCGGCTGACGTTCATCAAGATCCTCCTGCGCGAACTCACTGAGCAGCTGACCGAGCAGGTGGAAGCCGACAACATCGGCAACAATGCGGACCGCGCCTACCTCGCCGAAGATGTCCGGACCGCCCGCGATGTGCGCATCATGCTCAATCTGTGCTGGATGCCCATGACGCCTGAAAAGCTCATCTCCGAACTTTTCAGCAAGCCCGCCATCCTGGAGGCCTGCACGCCGCACCTGACCCCGGAACAGCGTGCCCTGCTCCAGCGGCCGGCAGATGCGCCGTGGACCGAAGCGGACGTTCCGTTGCTCGATGAAGCAGCCGAGCTGCTGGGCGAACTGGATCCGGCCGCTGGCAGGGGACTGGCACAACAGGAAGCAGACCGCGCCCGCGATCTTGCCAACGCCAAGCAGACCCTCGCCAACATGGAGGCCATGGGCGTCGACGTCCTCATGACCGCCGAGGAACTGGCTGAACAAAACCAGGAACGCGAAAACCGCCTGACGGCCGCCGAACGGGCCAACAGCGACCGGTCGTGGGCCTTTGGGCACATCGTGGTTGACGAAGCACAGGAATTGTCGCCCATGCAGTGGCGCCTCCTTGTCCGGCGCTGCCCGCTGAAATCCTTCACCATCGTCGGCGACATCGCCCAAACGAGTGCCGCGGCAGGTGCCAATTCCTGGCAAAGTGCCTTGGCGCCGTCGTTCGGTGACCGCTGGACGTTGGAAGAACTAACGGTCAACTACCGCACGCCGTCCCAGATCGCCGAGGCCGCCGTCCGCATGGCGAACCGCGCGGGCCTGGTTGTCTCCGCGCCGAAGGCCGTCCGCGAAGGCAAATGGTCACCCATAGTTGACCGTGTCGACGAGGACGGCATCGTTCAGCGGCTGGTGGAAGTCCTGCCGGAGGAAATCGACGCGATCGACGGCGGCTTGCTCGCCGTTATTGCCGATGGTCCCTTGCTGCCGGCAGCCGCCGCTGCACTGCGGGAAGCCTACGGCAAGCGCATCGGGACAGGTGCCGGCAGCTACGAGCAGGACATCGTGGTGATCAGTCCCAAGGAGGCCAAGGGCCTGGAATTCGACGGCGTCGTGGTGCTGGAACCGGCCGCGATGCTCAACCACGAGCACGGCAAAGTGGGGGACCTTTACGTCGCCATGACCCGGCCGACGCAGCGCCTTCGCCTCATCACGGCCGCACCCCTGCCCGCCGGCATTGAACGGTAG
- a CDS encoding arginine repressor, translating into MSVNPTVPGASPATKTARQARITAILTGESVRSQAELAALLADDGVQVTQATLSRDLVELGAVRVRGKDGALVYAVPGEGGERHAKSGVTQEILDARLSRLCGELLVTAEASGNIVVLRTPPGAANFLALAIDHSVMPSVLGTIAGDDTVMLVARDPDGGAELAARFLQLAEEAGPGN; encoded by the coding sequence GTGTCCGTCAACCCGACCGTTCCGGGCGCCAGCCCGGCCACCAAGACTGCCCGGCAGGCGCGCATCACCGCGATCCTGACGGGCGAGTCGGTGCGCTCGCAGGCAGAGCTCGCGGCCCTGCTCGCGGACGACGGCGTCCAGGTTACCCAGGCGACCCTCTCGCGGGACCTCGTGGAACTTGGTGCCGTCCGGGTGCGGGGCAAAGACGGCGCCTTGGTCTACGCCGTTCCGGGTGAAGGGGGAGAGCGGCACGCCAAGAGCGGTGTCACACAGGAGATCCTTGATGCCCGGCTCAGCCGCCTCTGCGGCGAACTGCTGGTGACGGCCGAGGCATCGGGCAACATCGTGGTCCTCCGAACACCGCCGGGTGCGGCGAATTTCCTTGCCCTGGCCATCGACCACTCCGTGATGCCGTCCGTTTTAGGTACGATCGCAGGCGACGACACCGTGATGTTGGTGGCACGCGATCCTGACGGCGGGGCGGAACTGGCGGCCCGTTTCCTGCAATTGGCCGAGGAAGCCGGACCCGGCAACTGA
- a CDS encoding argininosuccinate synthase: MTERIVLAYSGGLDTSVAIGWIGEATGAEVIAVAVDVGQGGESLETIRQRALGCGAVEAYVADARDEFANEYAMPTLKANALYQGHYPLVSAISRPVIVKHLVKAAREFGATTVAHGCTGKGNDQVRFEVGIQTLGPDLKCIAPVRDLALTRDKAIAFAEDKGLPIETTKKNPYSIDQNVWGRAVETGYLEDIWNAPTKDIYDYTATPEFPPAPDEVTISFQAGIPVAIDGVKVTPLQAIQELNRRAGAQGVGRIDVVEDRLVGIKSREIYEAPGAMALITAHKHLEDITIEREQARFKATVGQRWAELVYDGQWFSPLKRSLDAFIEDTQKYVSGDIRMVLHGGQAIVNGRRSETSLYDFDLATYDTGDTFDQSMARGFIELWGMSSKVASGRDLRVAE; the protein is encoded by the coding sequence GTGACTGAGCGCATTGTTCTGGCCTACTCCGGTGGCCTCGATACGTCCGTAGCCATCGGCTGGATCGGTGAAGCTACCGGCGCCGAGGTCATCGCCGTAGCAGTTGACGTTGGACAGGGCGGCGAGTCCCTCGAGACCATCCGCCAGCGCGCCTTGGGCTGCGGCGCCGTCGAGGCCTACGTCGCGGACGCCCGCGACGAGTTCGCCAACGAATACGCGATGCCCACCCTGAAGGCCAACGCCCTCTACCAGGGCCACTATCCGCTGGTGTCCGCTATCTCGCGTCCCGTGATCGTCAAGCACCTCGTGAAGGCTGCCCGCGAATTCGGCGCCACTACCGTTGCCCACGGCTGCACCGGCAAGGGCAACGACCAGGTCCGCTTCGAAGTCGGCATCCAGACCCTCGGCCCGGACCTGAAGTGCATCGCACCGGTCCGCGACCTTGCCTTGACGCGCGACAAGGCCATTGCCTTCGCCGAAGACAAGGGCCTGCCGATCGAGACCACCAAGAAGAACCCGTACTCGATCGACCAGAACGTCTGGGGACGCGCCGTCGAGACCGGCTACCTCGAGGACATCTGGAACGCTCCCACCAAGGACATCTACGACTACACGGCGACCCCGGAATTCCCGCCGGCACCGGATGAAGTCACCATCTCCTTCCAGGCCGGCATCCCGGTCGCGATCGACGGCGTGAAGGTCACCCCGCTGCAGGCCATCCAGGAACTCAACCGCCGCGCCGGCGCCCAGGGCGTGGGCCGCATCGACGTCGTCGAGGACCGCCTCGTCGGCATCAAGTCCCGCGAGATCTACGAAGCCCCCGGTGCCATGGCGCTCATCACCGCGCACAAGCACCTGGAGGACATCACCATCGAGCGCGAGCAGGCCCGCTTCAAGGCCACCGTTGGCCAGCGCTGGGCAGAACTGGTGTACGACGGACAGTGGTTCTCCCCGCTGAAGCGCTCCCTGGACGCCTTTATCGAGGACACCCAGAAGTACGTCTCCGGCGACATCCGCATGGTTCTCCACGGTGGCCAGGCAATCGTCAACGGACGTCGCTCCGAGACATCGCTGTACGACTTCGACCTTGCCACCTACGACACCGGCGACACCTTCGACCAGTCCATGGCCCGCGGCTTCATCGAGCTGTGGGGCATGTCCTCCAAGGTTGCCTCCGGCCGCGACCTCCGGGTTGCTGAGTGA
- the tyrS gene encoding tyrosine--tRNA ligase, whose translation MSHVNNIESQHNDPAFANIWQELKWRGLVHVSTDETELEKLLAGDPITYYCGFDPTAPSLHLGNLVQLLLMRRLQLAGHKPLGLVGGSTGLIGDPRPTAERTLNTKDTVAEWVGRLQGQVRRFLSFDGDNAARMVNNLDWTAPLSAIDFLREIGKHYRVGTMLRKDAVASRLNSDEGISYTEFSYQILQGMDYLELFREYGCALQTGGSDQWGNLTSGTELIRKVEGKSVHALGTPLITNSDGTKFGKSEGNAVWLDAEMCSPYTFYQFWLNTADADVVDRLKVFTFLTRAEIEELQQSVSERPFAREGQKKLAYEVTSLVHGVEATEKVIAASAALFGNGDLSVLDEPTLAAATAELPSATVGADGLGIIDLLVASGLSDSKSAARRTVGEGGAYVNNAKVSDPDAVVAQEQLLHGRYLLLRRGKKNLATVEVSA comes from the coding sequence GTGTCACACGTAAACAACATCGAGTCCCAACACAACGATCCCGCCTTTGCCAACATCTGGCAGGAGCTCAAATGGCGCGGCCTGGTGCACGTTTCCACCGATGAAACGGAACTGGAAAAGCTGCTCGCCGGGGACCCGATCACGTATTACTGTGGCTTCGACCCCACCGCACCGTCGCTTCATCTGGGCAACCTCGTGCAGTTGCTTTTGATGCGTCGCCTGCAGCTGGCAGGCCACAAGCCGCTGGGCCTGGTCGGCGGTTCGACCGGCCTGATCGGGGACCCGCGTCCGACGGCGGAACGCACCTTGAACACCAAGGACACCGTTGCGGAATGGGTCGGCAGGCTTCAGGGGCAGGTACGCCGCTTCCTGAGTTTCGACGGTGACAACGCTGCCCGCATGGTCAACAACCTGGACTGGACTGCGCCGCTGAGTGCCATCGATTTCCTGCGGGAAATCGGCAAGCACTACCGCGTGGGCACCATGTTGCGCAAGGATGCCGTTGCGTCCCGCCTGAACTCCGATGAGGGCATCAGCTACACGGAGTTCAGCTACCAGATCCTCCAGGGCATGGACTACCTTGAGCTCTTCCGCGAGTACGGTTGTGCGCTTCAAACCGGCGGCTCGGACCAGTGGGGGAACCTGACCAGCGGCACCGAGCTGATCCGCAAGGTGGAGGGCAAGAGCGTCCACGCCCTGGGCACGCCGCTCATTACCAACTCCGACGGCACCAAGTTCGGCAAGTCCGAGGGCAACGCCGTGTGGCTGGATGCGGAGATGTGCAGCCCGTACACCTTCTACCAGTTCTGGCTGAACACCGCCGATGCCGACGTCGTTGATCGCCTCAAGGTGTTCACGTTCCTGACCCGTGCGGAGATCGAAGAGCTGCAGCAGTCCGTGTCAGAACGGCCCTTCGCCCGCGAAGGCCAGAAGAAGCTTGCGTACGAGGTGACCTCCCTGGTCCATGGCGTGGAAGCGACCGAGAAGGTGATTGCTGCCTCGGCTGCGCTGTTCGGCAATGGCGATCTCTCCGTGCTCGACGAGCCGACTCTTGCTGCCGCAACGGCGGAACTTCCGTCGGCAACCGTCGGTGCCGATGGCTTGGGAATCATCGACCTCCTGGTTGCTTCCGGTTTGTCCGACAGTAAGTCAGCAGCCCGCCGGACCGTAGGGGAGGGGGGTGCGTACGTGAACAACGCCAAGGTCTCGGACCCCGACGCCGTGGTGGCACAGGAGCAGCTCCTTCACGGCCGGTACCTGTTGCTTCGGCGTGGCAAGAAGAACCTTGCCACCGTGGAAGTCTCGGCCTAA
- the argF gene encoding ornithine carbamoyltransferase has translation MTTPSTSTRHFLKDTDLTPAEQAEVLELAVRMKAAPYSVQPYAAEGSGRKTVAVIFDKTSTRTRVSFATGVADMGGNALIINPGEAQIGHKESVEDTAKVLERMVSTIVWRTGAHAGLVAMAENSKVPVINALCDDYHPCQLLADLLTVKEHKGKLAGLTMAYLGDAANNMANSYLLAGVTAGMHVRISGPDGYLPAAEIVAAAEQRAAETGGSVLITTDAKEALKGADVVATDTWVSMGQEAEKEARLQLFRDYSVDEAAMAQAAPDAVVLHCLPAYRGYEISAGVIDGPQSIVWDEAENRLHAQKALMAWLMHRSGLAFVDGLAPVEGTGESTF, from the coding sequence GTGACTACTCCTTCCACCAGCACCCGGCACTTCCTCAAGGACACGGACCTGACGCCGGCCGAACAAGCCGAAGTCCTGGAACTGGCCGTCCGCATGAAAGCCGCCCCCTACAGCGTCCAGCCGTATGCCGCGGAGGGAAGCGGACGCAAGACGGTCGCCGTGATCTTTGACAAGACCTCCACCAGGACGCGTGTTTCCTTCGCAACCGGCGTGGCGGACATGGGCGGCAACGCGCTCATCATCAATCCGGGCGAAGCACAGATCGGGCATAAGGAGTCCGTCGAGGACACCGCCAAGGTCCTGGAGCGCATGGTGTCCACCATCGTGTGGCGCACCGGCGCCCACGCGGGCCTGGTGGCGATGGCGGAAAACTCCAAGGTGCCCGTCATCAACGCCTTGTGCGACGACTACCACCCCTGCCAGCTCCTGGCCGACCTCCTGACGGTCAAGGAGCACAAGGGAAAGCTGGCCGGACTCACCATGGCGTACCTGGGTGACGCCGCCAACAACATGGCCAACTCCTACCTGCTGGCCGGGGTGACCGCAGGGATGCATGTGCGCATCTCCGGCCCCGATGGCTACCTGCCCGCCGCGGAGATTGTGGCTGCGGCAGAGCAGCGGGCCGCAGAGACCGGAGGTTCGGTACTCATCACCACGGACGCCAAGGAGGCCCTCAAGGGAGCCGACGTCGTGGCCACCGACACTTGGGTCTCCATGGGACAGGAAGCGGAGAAGGAAGCCCGCCTGCAACTGTTCCGGGACTACTCCGTGGACGAGGCCGCCATGGCGCAGGCAGCTCCCGACGCCGTCGTCCTGCATTGCCTCCCTGCCTACCGTGGTTACGAGATCTCCGCCGGCGTCATCGACGGACCGCAGTCCATCGTGTGGGACGAAGCGGAGAACCGCCTCCACGCCCAGAAAGCACTCATGGCCTGGTTGATGCACCGCTCCGGGCTCGCGTTTGTCGACGGCCTCGCACCCGTCGAGGGAACCGGCGAGAGCACGTTCTAG
- a CDS encoding Ada metal-binding domain-containing protein, whose amino-acid sequence MDFWQRYRAIDTRDPRFDGQFYTAVRSTGIYCRPSCPARTPKPGNVTFYETSAAAHEAGYRACKRCLPEAVPGTPAWNVRSDVVGRAMRLINDGVINREGVDGLARRLGYSTRQLNRILSHELGAGPLSLARASRAQTARTLLVSTDMLFSDVAFASGFNSIRQFNDTIGEVFAMTPTALRGSAAKSPARRGSAGPAPAPASLTLNLPYREPFDAGIFDFLAARATPGIEAATVEEGRRSYSRSLQLPRGQASFTVSFGPAGAVDRGSGGSRLQLRATLADLHDLPALLSRARRLFDLDADPLAIDEALSVDRRLRGSVVALPGIRLPGAVDPAELLIRAMIGQQITVAAARTALTQLSVLGTPVGGGTAGPDRLFPTAAQIAEGGRAVLRGPQRRIDALISAATALANGSVDFGYGDDEAALARKLLPLPGIGPWTVGYVAMRVLGAPDVFLGNDAAVRNGLKVVADGSGLSADFREVSPWRSYAVMHLWRAAVKP is encoded by the coding sequence ATGGACTTCTGGCAGCGCTACCGGGCGATCGACACCCGCGACCCCCGGTTCGATGGCCAGTTCTACACCGCCGTGCGTTCCACCGGGATCTACTGCAGGCCCTCATGCCCCGCACGGACACCCAAGCCCGGGAACGTCACGTTCTACGAGACTTCGGCCGCTGCCCACGAGGCCGGCTACCGTGCGTGCAAGCGATGCCTGCCCGAAGCCGTGCCCGGCACCCCTGCATGGAATGTCCGGTCCGACGTTGTGGGCAGGGCAATGCGCCTGATCAACGACGGCGTGATCAACCGCGAAGGCGTTGACGGCCTCGCCCGCAGGCTCGGTTACTCGACGCGCCAACTCAACAGGATCCTGAGCCACGAACTCGGCGCCGGCCCCCTGTCGCTCGCCCGGGCAAGCCGCGCACAAACTGCCAGGACGCTGCTGGTATCCACGGACATGCTGTTCTCCGATGTGGCCTTCGCCTCGGGATTCAACAGCATCCGGCAGTTCAACGACACCATCGGCGAAGTCTTCGCCATGACCCCGACGGCGTTACGCGGCTCTGCCGCAAAGTCCCCGGCGCGCCGGGGGTCCGCCGGCCCGGCCCCGGCGCCGGCGTCGCTGACACTGAATCTCCCCTACCGGGAACCCTTCGACGCCGGAATCTTCGATTTCCTTGCGGCAAGGGCGACCCCCGGCATCGAGGCAGCCACCGTAGAGGAGGGGCGCAGGAGCTACTCCCGTTCGCTTCAGCTCCCCCGCGGCCAGGCATCTTTTACGGTGTCGTTTGGCCCAGCGGGTGCGGTCGACCGGGGCTCCGGCGGTTCGCGGCTGCAACTCCGGGCCACTTTGGCGGATCTTCATGACCTTCCGGCACTCCTGAGCCGGGCGCGGCGCCTGTTCGATCTCGACGCCGACCCCCTGGCCATAGATGAGGCACTGAGCGTCGATCGGCGGCTGCGCGGGAGCGTAGTGGCGCTGCCGGGTATCCGGTTGCCCGGGGCTGTTGATCCCGCGGAGCTACTCATCCGCGCCATGATCGGCCAACAGATCACGGTGGCGGCCGCCCGGACCGCGCTAACGCAACTATCCGTTCTTGGGACTCCCGTCGGCGGGGGCACAGCCGGACCCGATCGACTTTTCCCGACGGCGGCCCAGATCGCCGAAGGCGGGCGGGCGGTGCTCCGGGGGCCGCAGCGAAGAATCGACGCGTTGATTTCAGCGGCTACCGCACTGGCCAACGGCAGTGTTGACTTCGGTTACGGCGACGACGAAGCAGCCCTGGCCCGGAAACTGCTACCGCTTCCCGGGATCGGGCCGTGGACCGTGGGCTACGTGGCCATGCGGGTACTTGGCGCCCCCGACGTCTTCCTTGGCAACGACGCCGCTGTGCGCAACGGGCTGAAAGTTGTGGCTGACGGGTCAGGGCTGAGCGCCGATTTCCGTGAAGTGAGTCCGTGGCGTTCTTATGCAGTGATGCACCTGTGGCGCGCGGCGGTCAAGCCCTGA
- a CDS encoding DNA-3-methyladenine glycosylase — MTASPASDPRAVRDFLSGDPRTIAPHFLGAVLTHESEAGPVSVRLTEVEAYLGPRDSAHPDPGSHTYGGRTARNAPMFGPAGFLYVYFTYGMHYCANIVCGPDGSPSALLLRAGEIVAGQELAAERRPASKAHKDLASGPARLASALGLTTADTGRDALAAPFSVRLPEFAASAVASGPRVGVAGPGGTTEYPWRFWIEDDPTVSRYKAARPKSPRKPA, encoded by the coding sequence ATGACAGCCAGCCCCGCCAGCGACCCCCGTGCTGTCCGTGATTTCCTCAGCGGAGACCCACGGACCATCGCCCCGCATTTTCTTGGGGCGGTCCTGACGCACGAGTCGGAGGCAGGCCCGGTGTCAGTGCGGTTGACAGAGGTGGAGGCTTACCTGGGCCCCCGGGATTCCGCCCATCCGGATCCGGGCTCGCACACCTACGGCGGACGCACGGCCAGGAACGCGCCAATGTTTGGTCCGGCAGGGTTCCTCTACGTCTATTTCACGTACGGGATGCACTATTGCGCCAACATCGTGTGCGGACCGGATGGCTCGCCGTCGGCGCTCCTCCTGCGGGCGGGCGAGATCGTGGCCGGCCAGGAGCTCGCTGCCGAGCGCCGGCCTGCGTCCAAGGCACACAAGGATTTGGCCAGCGGACCGGCCCGTCTCGCGTCCGCATTGGGGCTTACGACGGCGGACACCGGGCGGGATGCGCTCGCCGCACCTTTCAGTGTGCGGTTGCCTGAGTTCGCGGCCTCTGCCGTGGCCAGCGGTCCACGCGTCGGCGTTGCCGGACCCGGAGGAACCACGGAGTATCCGTGGCGGTTCTGGATCGAGGATGACCCCACCGTTTCCCGGTACAAGGCGGCACGGCCCAAAAGCCCCCGCAAACCGGCATGA